In the Catenovulum adriaticum genome, GTTCTAGCGCGTAATTTGAGTTTAACGAGAATAAAGAAAAAGATACCAAATTTAATTGGGATCAATATCGTAAGGGCTAAAGCTAAACTTAAGGTTTCAAGTGTGGGCAGTGCCGTAAAGCCAATGGATAAGAAAAAGCCAATTAAAAATATGTCTTTAAAATGCATTAACGATTTATAAAGTTCGTTTGATTTAGCGTTAGAACTTAATAGCATTCCAACTAATAACGCGCCTAAATCCCCTTTTAAATTAAAAGCATAAAAGAGTTCATATCCGCCAAATGCAAGGCAAAAGCCAACTAAAGGTAATAATTCACCATGACCTGATTTTTCAAGTAAACGGCCTAAGTAAGGCTTTAATGGGAGGAGTAAAATTAAACTCAAGGCCCATATGCTAGGTAGCACACCCAAAGCGGCAACTAAAAATATAACCGCAGCAAAATCTTGAATGACTAAAATGCCTATTGATACTTTACCGTGGCGAGTTTTGAGTTCACCGGTTTCTTCTAGCATTTTTGCAACACAAACTGTGCTTGAAAAACTCAACGCAAAGCCTATAAGCGCCGCTGTTTTCCAATTCACATCAAACAAGTTAATGGCACTGATCACGCCTAGTGCTGTGGTACCAGCAGTCACTATTAAGGTAATTAACAAAATAGGTAAAATTGAACCGCCTAATACCACGGTATCAGTGATATCTTTTATTCTAACTTTTAACCCAATAGTAAATAGGAGTAAGGTAATACCTAAATTGGCAAAAGTTTCTAAGTTTGAAATTGGGGTGAGGCCATATGCGTTCATGGCGAAGCCGGCAATTAAATACCCTATCATGGGCGGCAAGCCAATTTGTTTTAAGCCAAAGCCAAAAACAAAAGTTATAAGAATCCAGTAAAAATCCATTCAATCAAGCTATTCAAAATACGTGTAAGTTTATCTTAAATCAGTCAGGCTAAGAAAACAAAGCATCTCCACTATTTATCTGATCTAGCGCAATTATGAGTAGTATTTTAGGTTAATTATTGATGGTGAGGTGGTAACCCAGAGGTGGTCAGGTGAAAAAGCAGAAGGGAATCTTCTGCTTTTAGTGAATTACTCAGCGTTTGCCGCTTTAAATTGGGCGCGGATGCATTTTTTCATCCATTGTTTGCGTTCTTCTTTTGTTACTTTTTCTGCTTTTGCTTCGGCTTTACAGACTTCCATAAAAGCTTTACGGTCTTCTTTTGACATTTTTGGCTTATCACCTGCAAAAGCATTAGCCGAGCAGAGAACAATGATTAAAGCTGAGCTGATTAATTTTAATTTCATAACTGAATACCTTTTATAAAGTAAAACAACTAAGAATGATTAGCTAGTTTATTGCCAGTTATGTTGTTGTTTGAGTTGAAATTGAACTAGTCTCGCTTCATTCAACCTGTGCAAAACAAATAGCGTTTTCATCTTGCTTGAGCCATTCGATTATCGAATCGCAAATGACTTATATCAAAAATTGCAAAACGCGCTATTTAATTTACATTAAATTTACATTTTCAAGGTGAGCTCTATTTTACTGGCACTATTTTTTAGGAGAACTTAGTTTATTTATTACCACGGAAGCGGCAAAAAAGCCAAAACTGCCAGTTACCACAGTACTAGCGCCAAAGCCGGTGGCACAATCTAGCCGAGTGGGGCCATTCGTGTCCGGTTTTTGCAAACAAACTTCGCCTGCTGTTGTTGGATACTTGAGTTGTTCGGTTGAATAAATTGCATCAACACCAAACTTTCGTTTCGGATTTTTAGAAAAATTAAAATCACGTCTTAATTGATTGCGTACTTTCGCCAATAGTGGATCTTGAATGGTTTTGGCCAAATCAGCTATTTTTATTTGGCTAGGGTCAAGCTGGCCCCCAGCACCACCTATGGTTACAATTTTTATTTTATTACGTTTGCACCAAGCTATCATGGCCGTTTTTGCTTTCACGTTGTCTGTCGCGTCAACGACATAATCTAAAGTTGTGCTAAAAACATCACGTACATTTTCAGGGGTGACAAAATCTTCTATCTCATTGATGATGCAATCGGGGTTGATCGCTCTAACGCGATTAGCCATAGCCTCTACTTTCGACTGACCATATTGGCCAGTTATGGCATGGAGTTGACGGTTAGTATTAGATACACAAATATCATCTAAATCGAATAAAGAAAGTTGTCCAATCGCAGTGCGAGCTAATGCTTCAACTACCCAGGTGCCAACGCCACCTAGCCCTACCACGGCAACATGAGCTTGACTTAATTGATTGACGCCTTGGTGACCATACAAACGCTGGCTGCCATTAAAACGATTTTCAAATGTGTCTGATCTCATGTTGTTTCCTGAAAGTTTGGGCGGTAAAAGCGGTATTATAACGAACTTAGATTCGCTTGGGTATCATGCAATCTCAGCTTGAGCTAATCAGGCTAAGTTGCTAACTTAGCCTGATTACAGCTAACTACTTTTATAAGGATAAATTATGCAAATAAATATGGAAGATTTAAGTCCGGCGAAGGCTTATTTTTTGATGACTCAAACCATTATCCCTCGTCCAATTGCGTGGGTTTTATCTGAAAATCAAAACCAAAGCTTTAATTTAGCACCTTATTCATTTTTTAATGCGATTAGTTCAGATCCGCCATTATTAATGTTTAGTGCTGGAAAAAGAAGAGAAGGCAGCGATAAAGACTCATTAACTAATATTCAAAGAGCCGGAAAATGTGTAATTCATATTGCAAATAGTAATCAAATTAATCAGGTTCACCAAACTGGTACCGCTTTAGCGCCAGAGCAATCTGAAATTGACGAATATAATATTGAGCTGACGGATTTTTCTGAGTTTTCATTACCACGAATCAAAAACTCTCCTATTGCATTTGGTTGTGAGCTATATCAGATAGATGAAATTGGCAATAAACCAATGTCATTAGTATTTGTTGAGATTAAACAAACTTATATTTGTGAGCAAATGGTGAGTATTACTCAGGACGACAAGCTGAAAGTGGATAGCCAAAAGCTTGATCCGTTAGCGCGTTTAGGCGGACTAGAATACTCAGCTTTATCAGATGTTATCTTACCTAAGTAATGTGATTTATAAACAAAAAGAAACAAGCTAAATTTAATTAATTTAGATTAAACATTTAAATTAATAGCATGAAGGTCTAAAATTGCGCGCAATATACAAGATACAGGTTAACAAACGATGACAAAAATAGGTATATTTGGCAGTAATGGCCGAATGGGACGTGCATTAATTGAAGCATGTAAGTTAAACGACGAAGTTGAATTATCTCAAGCGATTGTACGCGATACCTCAGCGTTTTTAGGTATGGATGTTGGCGAAATAGCAGGTATTGGCAAGTTAGATATCCAAACGGCTACTTTATCAGAACAAGCTGAATTAGCCGATGTTTATATCGACTTTACTTTACCTGATGCCAGCATTGAAAATTTAAAATGGTGTGTTGCGAATAAAAAGCCAATTGTTATAGGCACTACAGGTTTTAATAAAGATCAGTTGGCACAAATAGATGAAGCAGGCCAGCAAATTCCGGTTGTGTTTGCTGCCAATATGAGTGTTGGTGTTAATTTACTATTTAAGTTATTAGAAACCACGGCCAAAGTCATGGGTGATTATACCGATATTGAAATTTGGGAAGCACACCACAGACATAAAAAAGATGCGCCATCAGGTACAGCTTTGGCTTTAGGCCAAGTTATTGCTGATACTTTAAAACGTGATTTAGATGAATGCGCCATTTATGGCCGCGAAGGTAACACGGGAGAACGCGATCCAAATACGATTGGTTTTGCGACAATTAGAGCAGGTGATATTGTCGGTGAACATACCGCGATGTTTGCCGATATTGGTGAGCGTATTGAGATTACTCATAAAGCTTCGTCACGTTTAACCTTTGCTAAAGGAGCGGTGCGCGCAGCCAATTGGTTGGCAAGTAAACCTGTTGCAAAATACGATATGCAGGATGTACTTGGACTGAAAAGCTAACTGTTGCTTTATTCACCAAGCTTAAATTTGCCAGTGTTGAGGTTGAGCACTGGCTTTTTGCTATGTAGGGTAAATAAAATAATAATAGTTTGTTGTTTTATAAGATGATTTTTTTGAATTTTAGTTAATATTGAATGAATTAAAGCGATTGGCTGTATTTTAAATAAAAGGTTTGTTTTGTCTGTTTAGTTAAAAATGAGCTGATAAAGCATTATTTCAATCAGTTTTGTAAATTTCATTAGCTAATTTCAGTTAAATCA is a window encoding:
- a CDS encoding cation:proton antiporter family protein: MDFYWILITFVFGFGLKQIGLPPMIGYLIAGFAMNAYGLTPISNLETFANLGITLLLFTIGLKVRIKDITDTVVLGGSILPILLITLIVTAGTTALGVISAINLFDVNWKTAALIGFALSFSSTVCVAKMLEETGELKTRHGKVSIGILVIQDFAAVIFLVAALGVLPSIWALSLILLLPLKPYLGRLLEKSGHGELLPLVGFCLAFGGYELFYAFNLKGDLGALLVGMLLSSNAKSNELYKSLMHFKDIFLIGFFLSIGFTALPTLETLSLALALTILIPIKFGIFFFILVKLKLRARTSFLTAMALMNFSEFGLIVAKICVDKAWLNSDWLVAIAMAVTLSFVISSFVFKHAHLYFSRYKDTLLKFESAETVNNTCPNMPTSAEVLVIGMGRVGSGSYDALAHQIGDKVWGIDADSDRIEKHKIHHRNVALADAEDIEFWQQVNLAQVKLVMIALPALADMKNVIAQLKLSHYQGRIAAISQYADEGEILLKAGADTVFNYHKEIGAGFAKESMNLLGTVEADKVAAYS
- a CDS encoding PsiF family protein is translated as MKLKLISSALIIVLCSANAFAGDKPKMSKEDRKAFMEVCKAEAKAEKVTKEERKQWMKKCIRAQFKAANAE
- the tcdA gene encoding tRNA cyclic N6-threonylcarbamoyladenosine(37) synthase TcdA; the encoded protein is MRSDTFENRFNGSQRLYGHQGVNQLSQAHVAVVGLGGVGTWVVEALARTAIGQLSLFDLDDICVSNTNRQLHAITGQYGQSKVEAMANRVRAINPDCIINEIEDFVTPENVRDVFSTTLDYVVDATDNVKAKTAMIAWCKRNKIKIVTIGGAGGQLDPSQIKIADLAKTIQDPLLAKVRNQLRRDFNFSKNPKRKFGVDAIYSTEQLKYPTTAGEVCLQKPDTNGPTRLDCATGFGASTVVTGSFGFFAASVVINKLSSPKK
- a CDS encoding flavin reductase family protein; translation: MQINMEDLSPAKAYFLMTQTIIPRPIAWVLSENQNQSFNLAPYSFFNAISSDPPLLMFSAGKRREGSDKDSLTNIQRAGKCVIHIANSNQINQVHQTGTALAPEQSEIDEYNIELTDFSEFSLPRIKNSPIAFGCELYQIDEIGNKPMSLVFVEIKQTYICEQMVSITQDDKLKVDSQKLDPLARLGGLEYSALSDVILPK
- the dapB gene encoding 4-hydroxy-tetrahydrodipicolinate reductase, coding for MTKIGIFGSNGRMGRALIEACKLNDEVELSQAIVRDTSAFLGMDVGEIAGIGKLDIQTATLSEQAELADVYIDFTLPDASIENLKWCVANKKPIVIGTTGFNKDQLAQIDEAGQQIPVVFAANMSVGVNLLFKLLETTAKVMGDYTDIEIWEAHHRHKKDAPSGTALALGQVIADTLKRDLDECAIYGREGNTGERDPNTIGFATIRAGDIVGEHTAMFADIGERIEITHKASSRLTFAKGAVRAANWLASKPVAKYDMQDVLGLKS